The genomic segment CCTCATCGTCGACGATTCCGCGCTGGTGCGGAAGCTGCTCACCGAGGAGCTGTCGCGCTACGAGGACATCACCGTCGTGGGCACGGCCGTCGACCCGTACGCCGCACGCGAGAAGATCATCGCCCTCAAGCCGGACGTGATCACGCTCGACGTCGAGATGCCCCGCATGGACGGGCTCTCGTTCCTCGTCAAGCTGATGAAGCACTACCCGGTGCCGGTGATCATCGTCAGCTCGCTGACGCCGACGAACAGCGATGCGGCGATTCGCGCGCTCTCGCTCGGCGCCGTGGACGTGATCGGCAAGCCCGGCTCGGCGATGTCGGTGCCGGACATCTCGCGCCAGCTGGTGCAGTCCATCCGGGCGGCGTCGCGGGCGAAGGTGGTGAAGCGCAGCGAGCCGGCGCCCGCCGCGGCCGGCGTGCCGCGCGGCGCGGTGTCGGCCCTGGCGGGACTCGCCATGACACACAAGATCGTGGCGCTCGGCGCCTCCACCGGCGGCACCCAGGCGCTGGAGGCGGTGCTCACGAAGCTGCCCGCCGCGATGCCCGGCATCCTGATCTGCCAGCACATGCCGGAGAAGTTCACCGCCTCCTTCGCGCAGCGCCTGAACAGCACCTGCGCCATGGAAGTGCGGGAGGCGAAGGATGGCGACCTGGTGAAGCCGGGCCTGGCGCTGGTGGCGCCCGGCAACTTCCACATGATGCTGACGATGTCCGGCGCGCAGTACCAGGTGCGGGTGAAGGATGGCCCGCGCGTGCACCACCAGCGGCCGGCCGTGGACGTGCTGTTCGCGAGCGTGGCGAAGCACGCCGGACGCAATGCGGTGGGCGCGATCTTCACCGGCATGGGTGCCGACGGAGCGAAGGGCCTGCTGCAGATGCGCGAGGCCGGTGCACACACGATGGCGCAGGACGAGCAGTCGTGCGTGGTGTTCGGGATGCCGAAGGAGGCGATCAGGATGGGTGCGGCCATCGAGGTGCTGCCACTGAACCAGATCGCGGACGCGCTGCAGGCGTCGGTGGCGCGCGAGCGGATGGCGATGGCGTGACCTGCGGCGTCGGGGCTCCGTGACGCCCTGGGCACGTCGCCGCGTGAACCGGGGCTGATGCACGCGGAGGACGCCCGGGTGCCGCTGTGACCGCGCCCCGGCCGTCCGTAGATTGCGGTCATGTCTGAACTCTCCCTCGAAGGCCACCTCCATCGCCGGTGCGGCGGGCACTACGCGCACGCCGTCGAGGAAGTCACGATCAAGCTCAGCGGCATGACCGCGCGGGTGGACCGCGGCATGTACCGCTGTGACAAGTGCGGCGACAAGCAGCACACCGTGGAGCAGCGCGAGGAAGCGGAAAAGGAGGCCATCCTGACGATGCGGTCCGAGCATCGGCTGCTGACGGGGAAGGAGATCAAGCACTTCCGCGAGTCGATCGGGCTGACACCGGCGCAGCTCGGGGAGCTGCTGCACGGGCTGCCGAAGGGGATCATCGAGGGGTGGGAGAAGGGTCGATACCTGCAGAGCCCGGCCGTCGATGCCATGCTGCGGTCGCTGGCAGACCGCGAGGAGCGGGAGCGGCTGGCGGCGAAGTCGGGGATGACGCTGCCGCCGATGCCGGGCGAGGTGGTGCCGACGCCGGAGGCAGGTGCGGCGGCGGCGGAGTGTGTGGCGGAGGGTGTGCCGGAGGCCGTCGAGGTGACTGCTGCCGAGGTGGGGGACGAGACGGCCCCGGCGTCCGAGCCGGAACCCGATCGCGTGGCGGGCGGCGTTCAGGCAGGGTGAGGCGCGCGGCGTGGCCGCGTGCTCACGGCGCCCTTGCGCCACCGTCCGCCCCCTCCAGCCGCCCATCCGCCGTGCCGCAGTTCATCCGTCGCAGTCCGATGCCCGTGCCGCCCCGTGCCCTGTTCGACTGGCATGCGCGGCCGGGTGCCTTCGAGCGGCTGTCACCAGCGTGGCAGGGGGCGCGGGTGGTCTCTCGCACCGGCGGCATCACCAACGGCAGCCGGGTCGAGGTGGAGGTGCCGCAGCTGGGCGGGCTGGTGCACCAGCGGCTGCTGGTGGAGCACCGCGACTACGTCGAGGGGGAGCGGTTCACCGACGTGCAGCTCTCGGGCCCGTTCGCGCGGTGGGCGCACACGCACAGCATGCTCCCCGGCCCGGACGGGACGAGCATCCTCGAGGACCGCATCGACTACGCGCTGCCGCTGCACCCGCTGGGTGAGCTGGTGGCGGGGTGGTTCGTGACGGGGGAGCTGGAGCGGCTGTTCGACTTCCGGCACGCGCGCACCCGTGACGATCTGCTTCGGCATGCGCAGTACGCCGACCAGCCGCGGCGGACGGTGGCGATCACCGGCGGGACGGGGATGATCGGGCGGGCGCTGACGGCGCTGCTGACCACCGGCGGGCACACCGTGAAATGGATCACGCGCCGGCCCGACGCGGCGCGCGGCGACATCGGCTGGGACCCCGACGCCGGCCGGCTGGACCCGGCGGCACTGGCCGGGGTGGACGCGGTGGTGCACCTGGCCGGCGCGAACGTGGGCGAGCGGTGGACCGACGCGCACAAGCGCGAGATCCGGCAGAGCCGCGAGGCGGGGACGCGGACGCTGGTGCAGGCCATGCTGATGGCATCGGTGGCGCCGGAGTGCCTGATTTCCGGTTCAGCGGTGGGATACTACGGCGATGGTGGCGCGAAGGTGATTGATGAAGAGGCGTCGAAGGGTGCCGGGTTTCTTGCCGACGTGTGCGAGGTCTGGGAGGACGAGGCCCGCAAGGCGGAGGCGGCGGGTGTGCGGGTCGTGATCGCCCGGACCGGGGTCGTGCTGTCGCCGGCCGGTGGCGCGCTGGCCAAGATGCTCCCGGCGTTCCGGCTCGGTGCCGGTGGGCCGATGGGTTCGGGGCAGCAGTGGATGAGCTGGATCTCGCTGGACGACGAGGTGGGCGCATTGCACGCCCTGCTCATGGACCGGAGCTGCCGTGGCACCTTCAACCTGACTGGACCAACGCCGGTCACCAACGCCGAGTTCGGCAGCACGCTGGGGCGGGTGTTGCACCGGCCGGCGTTCGTGCCGGTGCCGGCGTTTGCGCTGACGGCATTGTTCGGCGAGATGGCGCAGTCCACGGTGCTGGACGGGCAACGGGTGGTGCCGGCGCGGCTGCAGGCAACCGGTTATCAGTTCCGGCACGCCACGCTGGAAGCGGCGCTCCGCTTCGAACTTGGCGGGTAGTCCATCCCCGGCCGTCAGGTGAAACTTTCTGACACATCCCCTCGTCTGTCTGGCATGATCGGACCAGCCACGCCGTCGCGTGTCCCTGAGCCCGGACGGAGCCAGAACCAGTGGGCGTAATCATCCTCGAAGGCGTGCTGTTCGTCGCGGCAATCGTGGCGTTCGCCGCCTTTTTGCTGTGGGGCATCAAGGCGTTCACCCCGCTCGGCACCCGGTTGAGGCAGGCGGACAACCGCCGGCTGATCGACCAGCATGCCGCTCTCACCTGTCCCATCCACGGATGGCAGGCGCCGGATTCCCTCGTGCGGCTCCCCAGCGGAGAGCCGCTCTGTTCAAAGTGCTATCAGGAGACTCTTTATGGGCAGCTCGATCGGTGAACGCCTCTCGCAGATGGGGGCCAACCTGCCCTCCAGCGGCGGCGGCGGCGCCAGGAAGGCGGTCCTTGCAGTCGCGATCGTCGGCGCGCTCATCTTCCTCGCCAGCAGCAGCACGTCGTACATCTCCCCGGGCCACGTCGGCATCGTGATCCACCGCGCCGGCGGCGGCGTGGATCGCACGCCCCTCGGCCCCGGCATCCACCTCCGCAACCCGCTCCTCACGTCCATCGAGGAGTACCCGACGTTCATGCAGACGCTGGTCCTGACGCGCGGGAACGCGGAGGGCTCGCCCAACAACGACGAGATCAACGTCAACTCGAAGGAAGGCCAGCCGCTGTCGGTGGACGTATCCATGTCGTTCGAGCTCGACCCGGCGCGCGTGCCGCAGCTTTACCAGACGTTCCGCACCGACATCGCGACGATCCAGCACGGCTACGTGAAGCAGACCATCCGCCAGGCGTTGCAGGAGGTGATCGGCAGTGAGCAGATCGCCGACATCATCGGCCCCAAGAAGGCCGAGGCGGTGGGCCGTGCGCAGACGCTGATCGCACAGCGGCTGCAGCCCTACGGCATCGAGGTGAAGCAGTTCACGCTCAACGAACTGCGCGCCCCGGAGACGGTCATGTCGGCCATCAACACCAAGAACGTGATGCAGCAGCAGGCACTCACGGCACAGAACGAGCTCCAGAAGAACACCTTCCAGGCACAGGGTGACAGCATCAAGGCGGTGGGCCGCGCCAAGGCGATCCTGGCCGAGGCCCAGGCGCAGGCGCAGGCCAACGAGCTGCTCGCCAAGAGCATCTCCGGCAGCCTGGTGCAGTATGAGATGGCGAAGAAGTGGAACGGCGTGATGCCGCAGGTGAGCAGCTCGGCGATCCCGATGATCCAGATGCCGGGGCAGGCCAAGCCGTAGCGCGTGCCGTGGCTCGTCCCGCCGGCGCCCGGCATCGGCTGCGTGATCGGTCAGCAGGGGTCGTCACGGTGAGACAAAGTCCGTGGCGACCCCTGTGCGCGTCCCGGCGCCACTGCCTAAGCTTCACCACGGCGACGCCCTGCAGGCCGCAGGGCTCGATCCCATTCACGACCCACACGAGACCGCACCATGAGCATCTTCAGCCGTCTGAAGGACAAGCTGTTCGGCGCCAAGCCCGCCGAGGCAGCGCCCGCCCCGGCCCCTGCCGCCGCGCCGGCCGCCGCCGCACCCGCACCGGATGCGCCGGCGCCGGTGATCCCGCTCCTCGACGTGGAGGCGGTGCTGACCTTCATGGCCTCGCAGGACTCGCGCAAGCTCAACTGGCAGACGTCCATCGTCGACCTCATGAAGCTCCTCGGCATGGACAGCAGCCTGTCGGAGCGCAAGGAGCTGGCGACGGAGCTGGGCTACACCGGTGACATGCACGACTCCGCGTCGATGAACATCTGGCTGCACAAGGAAGTGATGCGCCAGTTCGCCGCGAATGGCGGCAAGGTTCCCGCCTCGATGACCGACTGACCCACCGCCGACGTCCCTTGCGGAGCACAGTCATCCGCTCGAGGCAGAAGATCGCTTCGAGCGGATTCTCGTCTCCCCCTTCGCCCTTCCGCCTGTCACGATGCCTGCACATCCCGCCCTGATCATCACGGTCGCGGCCAGTCTCGGCATCGCCTTCGTCTTCGGACTGGTCGCGGCGCGCCTGCGGCTGCCGCCGATCGTCGGCTACCTGCTGGCGGGCATCGCGGTCGGGCCGTTCACGCCGGGCTACGTGGTCAACAGCGGCATGATCTCGCAGGCCGCCGAGCTGGGCGTGATCCTGCTGATGTTCGGCGTGGGGCTGCACTTCTCGTTCCGCGACCTGATGGCGGTGCGGCGGGTGGTGGTGCCCGGCGCCCTGCTCCAGATCCTCGTCACCGGCAGCATCGGCACCGCGATCGGCAAGGGCTGGGGGCTGAGCTGGGGCGGCGCACTGGCGCTCGGCATCTCGCTCGCCGTCGCGAGCACGGTGGTGCTGCTGAAGGGCCTCGAGGCGCAGGACCGGCTCGACTCGCCTGACGGTCGCATCGCGGTGGGCTGGCTGGTGGTGGAAGACCTGGCGATGGTGCTGGTGCTGGTGCTGCTGCCGGCGGTGGCCCCGATGCTGGGCGGGCATGCGGCCAGCGCGGGAACGGCGTCGCTGGGCATGGCGCTCGGCATGGCGGTGCTGAAGGTCGGCGCGTTCGCCGCGTTGATGGCGGTGGTGGGACGACGCGCCGTGCCATGGCTGCTGGAGCACGTCGCTCGCCTGGGCTCACGCGAGCTGTTCACGCTGGCGGTGCTCGCGACCGCACTCGGCATCGCGTCGCTGGCCGCCGAGGTGTTCGGCGTGTCGCTGGCACTCGGGGCGTTCTTCGCCGGCGCCGTGGTGAGCGAGTCGGAGCTCAGCCATCGCGCGGCGACCGACGCGTTGCCGCTGCAGGACGCGTTCGCGGTGCTGTTCTTCCTCTCGGTGGGGATCCTGTTCGACCCCTCGGTGGTGCGGGATTCGCCGCTCGCGGTGCTGGCGCTGGTGGCGGTGATCGTCTGCGGCAAGTCGGTGACGTCGTACCTGCTGATGCGCGCGCTGGGCCAGTCCAGTCGCTCGGCGCTGATCATCGGCGGTGGGCTGGCGCAGATCGGCGAGTTCTCGTTCATCGTGGCGGGGCTCGGTGTGTCGCTCGGCCTGTTCGGCCGCGACATGCAGGCGCTGATCATCGTCGCCGCGATGATCGCGATCACGGTGAACCAGCCGTTGCTCTCGGCGGTGCGGCGGCTGCAGGAATGGCTGGACGACCGGACGGCGCGCGCCGCGATGCCGCATGCCGCGGAGGTGCACGTGGGCGGTACCGCCACGCTCAAGGTCCCGCAGACGGCGCGGGCGACCAGGGCGCCGATGGCCGAGGTGGAGGATCCGTTCGATTTCTCGAAGTTCCATGACCACGTGGTGGTGGTGGGGCACGGACGCGTCGGCGCCACGATCACCGAGGCGCTGCAGCGCGATGCGGCGCGGTACGTGATCGTGGAGGCGCAGGAGCGGGTGGTGGCGGGATTGCGGGCGCGGGGGGAGCGGGCCGTGTACGGTGATGCGACCCGCCCCGACGTGCTGCTGCGCGCCGGCATCGAGCACGCGAAGCTGGTGGTGGTGACGGCGCCGGAACCGATCCGCGCCCGCCGCGCGGTGGAGGTGGCCCGCGAGCTGAACCCGAAGATCACCGTCGGCGTCCGCACGCACAGCGCGGTGGAGCAGGCCTTCTTCGAGGACCTGCTGCAGGCGCCCGGTGCGACCGGCCGGGCCGTGTACGCCGAGCGGGAGGCCGCGCTGAGCCTGGCACATTTCACGCTGCAGGCGCTGGGCCGGAGCGATGACGAGGCGGACGTCGTGGTCGAGTCGATGCGCAACCATGCCACGCGGCCCACCGAGACGTTCGCGGCGCTGGCCACG from the Gemmatimonadaceae bacterium genome contains:
- a CDS encoding chemotaxis response regulator protein-glutamate methylesterase, coding for MIRVLIVDDSALVRKLLTEELSRYEDITVVGTAVDPYAAREKIIALKPDVITLDVEMPRMDGLSFLVKLMKHYPVPVIIVSSLTPTNSDAAIRALSLGAVDVIGKPGSAMSVPDISRQLVQSIRAASRAKVVKRSEPAPAAAGVPRGAVSALAGLAMTHKIVALGASTGGTQALEAVLTKLPAAMPGILICQHMPEKFTASFAQRLNSTCAMEVREAKDGDLVKPGLALVAPGNFHMMLTMSGAQYQVRVKDGPRVHHQRPAVDVLFASVAKHAGRNAVGAIFTGMGADGAKGLLQMREAGAHTMAQDEQSCVVFGMPKEAIRMGAAIEVLPLNQIADALQASVARERMAMA
- a CDS encoding TIGR01777 family oxidoreductase, which codes for MPVPPRALFDWHARPGAFERLSPAWQGARVVSRTGGITNGSRVEVEVPQLGGLVHQRLLVEHRDYVEGERFTDVQLSGPFARWAHTHSMLPGPDGTSILEDRIDYALPLHPLGELVAGWFVTGELERLFDFRHARTRDDLLRHAQYADQPRRTVAITGGTGMIGRALTALLTTGGHTVKWITRRPDAARGDIGWDPDAGRLDPAALAGVDAVVHLAGANVGERWTDAHKREIRQSREAGTRTLVQAMLMASVAPECLISGSAVGYYGDGGAKVIDEEASKGAGFLADVCEVWEDEARKAEAAGVRVVIARTGVVLSPAGGALAKMLPAFRLGAGGPMGSGQQWMSWISLDDEVGALHALLMDRSCRGTFNLTGPTPVTNAEFGSTLGRVLHRPAFVPVPAFALTALFGEMAQSTVLDGQRVVPARLQATGYQFRHATLEAALRFELGG
- a CDS encoding prohibitin family protein, with the translated sequence MGSSIGERLSQMGANLPSSGGGGARKAVLAVAIVGALIFLASSSTSYISPGHVGIVIHRAGGGVDRTPLGPGIHLRNPLLTSIEEYPTFMQTLVLTRGNAEGSPNNDEINVNSKEGQPLSVDVSMSFELDPARVPQLYQTFRTDIATIQHGYVKQTIRQALQEVIGSEQIADIIGPKKAEAVGRAQTLIAQRLQPYGIEVKQFTLNELRAPETVMSAINTKNVMQQQALTAQNELQKNTFQAQGDSIKAVGRAKAILAEAQAQAQANELLAKSISGSLVQYEMAKKWNGVMPQVSSSAIPMIQMPGQAKP
- a CDS encoding DUF3597 domain-containing protein, whose translation is MSIFSRLKDKLFGAKPAEAAPAPAPAAAPAAAAPAPDAPAPVIPLLDVEAVLTFMASQDSRKLNWQTSIVDLMKLLGMDSSLSERKELATELGYTGDMHDSASMNIWLHKEVMRQFAANGGKVPASMTD
- a CDS encoding cation:proton antiporter, producing MPAHPALIITVAASLGIAFVFGLVAARLRLPPIVGYLLAGIAVGPFTPGYVVNSGMISQAAELGVILLMFGVGLHFSFRDLMAVRRVVVPGALLQILVTGSIGTAIGKGWGLSWGGALALGISLAVASTVVLLKGLEAQDRLDSPDGRIAVGWLVVEDLAMVLVLVLLPAVAPMLGGHAASAGTASLGMALGMAVLKVGAFAALMAVVGRRAVPWLLEHVARLGSRELFTLAVLATALGIASLAAEVFGVSLALGAFFAGAVVSESELSHRAATDALPLQDAFAVLFFLSVGILFDPSVVRDSPLAVLALVAVIVCGKSVTSYLLMRALGQSSRSALIIGGGLAQIGEFSFIVAGLGVSLGLFGRDMQALIIVAAMIAITVNQPLLSAVRRLQEWLDDRTARAAMPHAAEVHVGGTATLKVPQTARATRAPMAEVEDPFDFSKFHDHVVVVGHGRVGATITEALQRDAARYVIVEAQERVVAGLRARGERAVYGDATRPDVLLRAGIEHAKLVVVTAPEPIRARRAVEVARELNPKITVGVRTHSAVEQAFFEDLLQAPGATGRAVYAEREAALSLAHFTLQALGRSDDEADVVVESMRNHATRPTETFAALATREFRAMMAPDPNHPEQKAP